The proteins below are encoded in one region of Myxococcales bacterium:
- the clpA gene encoding ATP-dependent Clp protease ATP-binding subunit ClpA gives MASPIIAKELQKSIKAAFELAAKLHHPYVTVEHLVASLMDDTTVRGALDSFKSSPDKLKDTLLTFLSEQIEQINDETQANPQQTLAVERVLHRAAIHALNSESPMIDGARVLIEVFDEVESYAVYVLKQAGITALSLKEYVSHLAPSHALSSKHSKQDEPGLDDDEPAQDHDPLAEFTTNLVEEAAAGRIDPLIGRDKEVERAIYILARRRKNNPLFVGDPGVGKTALAEGLALRIYEGKVPQHLRSAIIYSLDMGALLAGTKFRGQFEERLKGVIKALQEQQNAIVFIDEIHTIVGAGMTSCGSMDASNIQKPALASGKLRCIGSTTHSDFKASFDHDRALSRRFQRIDVKEPSVDETVQILKGLKARYESHHHVRYENRALEAAAKLSQKFLRDLRLPDKAIDVMDEAGVIGQLKVGRKSTPKVTVKDIEAVVSRMAGVPAQSVSVSDRDHLKHLGDKLREVIFGQNEAVERIVSAIKLSRAGLRDPDKPVGSFLFSGPTGVGKTELAKQLAKAMGVEFLRFDMSEYSEKHTVSRLIGAPPGYVGFEQGGMLTDGVRQNPSCVVVLDEIEKAHPDLYNVLLQIMDHATLTDNTGRQADFRNVVLIMTTNAGAFEMSTRDIGFGSAADGVNVDRAKNAIERTFSPEFRNRLDAWVRFDALGKDTVLRIVDKEVALLSAMLKEKGLTLSISDEARQWFAEHGYDQAMGARPMARLVEEKLKRPLAETLLFENTTNASKLHIKVKNNDIDLQLENSHSKK, from the coding sequence ATGGCTTCACCGATCATTGCAAAAGAGCTGCAAAAGAGCATTAAAGCCGCCTTTGAACTCGCAGCCAAGCTGCATCACCCCTACGTGACGGTCGAGCATCTTGTGGCAAGTTTGATGGATGATACCACCGTGCGTGGTGCGCTTGATTCCTTTAAATCCTCGCCCGACAAACTCAAAGACACACTGCTCACCTTTCTTAGTGAGCAAATCGAACAAATCAACGACGAGACGCAAGCCAACCCCCAACAGACCTTGGCCGTTGAACGGGTGCTGCATCGCGCTGCTATTCATGCCCTGAACTCCGAATCGCCCATGATAGATGGCGCACGTGTACTTATTGAAGTGTTTGATGAAGTCGAGTCCTATGCGGTGTATGTATTAAAGCAGGCTGGCATCACTGCCCTATCGTTGAAAGAATACGTCTCGCACCTTGCACCTTCACACGCCCTTTCCTCCAAGCACAGCAAACAAGACGAGCCCGGCCTCGATGATGACGAACCGGCGCAAGACCACGACCCGCTTGCAGAATTTACAACCAATCTTGTCGAAGAAGCCGCCGCCGGCCGCATCGATCCGTTGATTGGCCGCGACAAAGAAGTCGAACGCGCTATCTACATCTTGGCTCGGCGCCGCAAAAACAATCCGCTTTTTGTGGGTGATCCTGGCGTGGGCAAAACCGCCCTGGCCGAAGGCCTGGCGTTACGCATCTACGAAGGCAAAGTGCCTCAACATTTGCGCTCCGCAATCATTTACTCGCTCGACATGGGAGCTTTACTTGCAGGCACCAAGTTTCGCGGCCAATTTGAAGAACGCCTCAAAGGGGTGATCAAGGCTCTGCAAGAGCAGCAAAACGCCATTGTCTTTATCGATGAAATCCACACCATTGTTGGAGCCGGCATGACCAGCTGTGGCTCGATGGATGCCTCGAACATCCAGAAACCAGCCCTTGCTTCAGGCAAACTTCGCTGCATTGGCTCAACCACCCACAGCGATTTTAAGGCCTCCTTTGATCACGATCGCGCTTTGTCCCGCCGCTTCCAACGCATCGATGTCAAAGAACCCAGCGTGGATGAAACCGTGCAAATCCTCAAGGGCCTCAAAGCGCGCTACGAGAGCCATCACCACGTGCGCTATGAAAACCGCGCCCTTGAAGCGGCCGCCAAACTTTCACAAAAATTCCTACGCGATTTGCGTCTGCCCGATAAAGCCATCGACGTGATGGACGAAGCAGGTGTCATTGGCCAGCTTAAAGTCGGACGTAAATCGACACCCAAGGTGACCGTCAAAGACATCGAAGCGGTGGTTTCGCGCATGGCGGGGGTGCCAGCACAAAGCGTCTCTGTTTCAGACCGTGATCATCTTAAGCACCTTGGCGATAAGCTTCGCGAAGTCATCTTCGGCCAGAACGAAGCGGTTGAGCGCATCGTCTCGGCCATTAAACTATCCCGCGCTGGCCTGCGCGATCCAGACAAACCAGTGGGCTCCTTTTTGTTCTCGGGCCCTACCGGCGTCGGCAAAACCGAACTAGCCAAACAACTGGCCAAGGCCATGGGCGTTGAGTTTTTACGTTTTGACATGAGCGAGTACTCGGAAAAACACACCGTCTCACGCTTGATTGGCGCACCTCCCGGCTACGTCGGCTTTGAGCAAGGCGGCATGCTTACCGATGGTGTCCGGCAAAACCCATCCTGCGTGGTCGTCTTGGATGAAATCGAAAAAGCGCACCCCGATTTATACAATGTGCTTTTGCAAATCATGGACCACGCCACCCTCACCGACAACACGGGCCGACAAGCTGATTTTCGCAACGTCGTGCTCATCATGACCACCAACGCAGGTGCGTTTGAAATGAGTACACGCGATATTGGTTTTGGCAGCGCGGCCGATGGCGTGAATGTCGATCGCGCGAAAAACGCCATCGAGCGCACTTTTAGCCCCGAGTTTCGCAATCGCTTGGACGCGTGGGTACGTTTTGATGCCCTTGGCAAAGACACCGTGCTTCGCATTGTTGATAAAGAAGTTGCCTTGCTTTCGGCCATGCTTAAAGAAAAAGGCTTAACCTTGAGCATCAGCGACGAAGCGCGACAGTGGTTTGCCGAACACGGCTACGATCAAGCCATGGGCGCACGTCCGATGGCGCGGCTGGTGGAAGAAAAGCTCAAACGCCCCCTTGCCGAAACCCTGCTCTTTGAGAACACCACCAACGCATCCAAGTTGCATATCAAGGTTAAAAACAACGACATTGACCTTCAACTCGAAAACAGCCATTCCAAAAAATGA
- a CDS encoding ATP-dependent Clp protease adaptor ClpS — MAQNSKSDDELGVQTLSRPKSSLRPPRMYKVILHNDDYTTRDFVVDILCHVFGHAETVAIQIMLQVHTSGSGVAGIYTHEIAETKIHTVDTLAKENEFPLKLSLEPEGT, encoded by the coding sequence ATGGCACAAAATTCGAAATCAGATGATGAACTGGGTGTTCAGACCCTAAGCCGGCCGAAAAGCTCGCTTCGACCGCCGCGCATGTACAAGGTTATCTTGCATAACGACGATTACACCACGCGTGACTTTGTCGTGGACATCCTCTGCCATGTATTCGGACACGCGGAAACAGTCGCCATCCAGATCATGCTGCAGGTCCATACCTCTGGCAGCGGGGTCGCCGGCATATACACCCACGAAATCGCTGAAACGAAAATCCACACAGTTGATACCCTAGCAAAAGAAAACGAATTCCCCTTGAAACTTAGCTTGGAACCGGAGGGCACTTAG